A single window of bacterium DNA harbors:
- a CDS encoding ABC transporter permease produces the protein MQLVLPFRGALLSRTGKAFLELMDYLGGLSVLSGKLIKSVFQRGFPFNETIKQFEEVGIKSAALTNLIALFTGLVLAVQFIVGLERFGLQLYTGQIIGIAITRELGPVLTSLMIAARVGSGIAAEIGSMNVTEQVLAVEAMGADPVQKLVIPRVVACTLCAPILTVVADFVGIIGGMIITTMQTGVGTRYYLDQITTTVQMIDFGSGIAKTFFFGFFIGVIACYQGLNTRGGTEGVGRATTLSVVYSSIGIFISDFFLTKLFLLF, from the coding sequence GCTCATGGACTACCTCGGCGGCCTGAGCGTTCTTTCCGGGAAGCTCATCAAGTCGGTGTTTCAGCGGGGCTTCCCCTTCAACGAGACGATCAAGCAGTTCGAGGAAGTCGGCATCAAGTCGGCGGCTTTGACCAACTTGATCGCCTTGTTCACCGGCTTGGTCCTGGCCGTCCAGTTCATCGTCGGTTTGGAGCGCTTCGGGTTGCAGCTCTACACCGGCCAAATCATCGGCATCGCCATCACCCGCGAGCTCGGGCCGGTCCTGACCTCCTTGATGATCGCGGCCCGAGTCGGCTCGGGCATCGCGGCCGAAATCGGCTCGATGAACGTCACCGAGCAGGTGCTGGCGGTGGAGGCGATGGGAGCCGATCCGGTGCAAAAATTGGTGATTCCCCGGGTGGTGGCTTGCACGCTCTGCGCGCCGATCCTCACCGTCGTCGCCGACTTCGTTGGGATCATCGGCGGCATGATCATCACCACCATGCAGACCGGCGTCGGCACCCGTTACTATCTCGACCAGATCACCACCACCGTCCAGATGATCGACTTCGGGAGCGGCATCGCCAAAACCTTCTTCTTCGGTTTCTTCATCGGTGTCATCGCCTGCTATCAGGGCTTGAACACCCGGGGCGGCACCGAGGGCGTCGGCCGGGCCACGACCCTTTCGGTGGTCTACAGCTCGATCGGGATCTTCATTTCGGACTTTTTTCTCACGAAGCTGTTTTTGCTCTTTTAA
- a CDS encoding ABC transporter ATP-binding protein produces the protein MDHAFIQFEHVKKAFDEKVIYKDLTLDIQKGETITIIGGSGTGKSVMLKLLLALMQPDDGKILFDGEDVVQMGPEELNRTRKRVGMLFQGGALFDSMTVYENVAYPLYENFKDYDEEKIAKIVQEKLDVVGLGDTAKMMPSDLSGGMKKRIALARAIATDPEVILYDEPTTGLDPTNTNRINELIISLQKRFKVTSLVVTHDMNSAFKISDRLALLYDKKIEWVGTKGEVDHSDNEIVKKFIEGQIGE, from the coding sequence ATGGATCACGCCTTCATCCAATTTGAGCATGTCAAGAAGGCCTTCGATGAGAAGGTGATCTACAAGGATCTCACTCTCGACATCCAAAAGGGCGAGACCATCACGATCATCGGCGGGTCCGGCACCGGAAAGAGCGTCATGCTGAAGCTCTTGCTGGCGTTGATGCAGCCCGACGACGGGAAGATCCTCTTCGACGGCGAAGACGTCGTGCAGATGGGCCCCGAAGAGCTGAATCGGACTCGAAAGCGGGTCGGCATGCTTTTCCAGGGCGGGGCTCTCTTTGACTCGATGACGGTCTACGAGAACGTGGCATATCCGCTCTACGAGAATTTTAAGGATTACGACGAAGAGAAGATCGCCAAGATCGTGCAGGAGAAACTCGACGTGGTTGGATTGGGCGACACCGCCAAGATGATGCCGTCGGACCTGTCAGGCGGCATGAAGAAGCGGATCGCCTTGGCCCGGGCCATCGCCACCGACCCCGAGGTCATCCTCTACGACGAGCCCACGACCGGGTTGGATCCGACCAACACCAACCGGATCAACGAGCTCATCATTAGCCTGCAGAAGCGCTTCAAGGTGACCTCCCTGGTGGTGACTCACGACATGAACAGCGCTTTCAAGATCAGCGACCGTTTGGCCCTGCTTTACGACAAGAAGATCGAGTGGGTCGGCACCAAGGGCGAGGTCGACCACTCCGACAACGAGATCGTCAAAAAATTCATCGAAGGACAGATCGGGGAATAG
- a CDS encoding MlaD family protein yields the protein MKVKTSQQIRVGIFVFIGLILSMVVIFLLGDGWAIFQRQYNLYSSFKDISGLKLDAPVYLAGIQVGRVDSIAFPENLKDQQVTIKMKIQHQFRDRIRQNSTSRITTQGLLGDKAIFISMGSPEYPEMKDGDTLNAKEGLSLEAISDRGTELLDNVTKLSKNVDGLVEDIRTNEGLVHALIYDTEGKEIVRDLAKLTQSAQSVVREVQQGRGSIHALIYDPVDKDIGKAFSQTAENLKNVSRDFAAISGKIEKGEGSVGGLINDPTVYYDLMTLLGKANRNKILRTVIRATLATNEKDLIEK from the coding sequence ATGAAAGTCAAAACCTCCCAGCAAATCCGGGTCGGCATCTTCGTTTTCATCGGCCTCATCCTCTCGATGGTGGTCATCTTCCTGCTCGGCGACGGCTGGGCCATTTTTCAGCGCCAGTACAACCTCTACAGCAGCTTCAAGGACATCAGCGGCCTCAAGCTCGACGCTCCGGTTTACTTGGCCGGCATTCAGGTCGGAAGGGTCGACAGCATCGCTTTTCCCGAGAACCTGAAAGACCAGCAGGTCACGATCAAGATGAAGATCCAACATCAGTTCCGCGACCGGATCCGCCAAAACAGCACCTCCCGCATCACCACCCAGGGTTTGCTGGGCGACAAGGCCATCTTCATCTCGATGGGCAGTCCGGAGTACCCCGAGATGAAGGACGGCGATACCCTCAACGCCAAGGAGGGTCTTTCGCTCGAGGCCATCTCCGACCGCGGAACCGAGCTGCTGGATAATGTGACCAAGCTCTCCAAGAACGTCGATGGGCTGGTCGAGGACATCCGAACCAACGAAGGCTTGGTCCATGCCTTGATCTACGACACCGAGGGTAAAGAGATCGTCCGCGATCTGGCCAAGCTCACTCAATCGGCCCAGAGCGTGGTCCGGGAGGTCCAGCAAGGCCGCGGCAGCATCCATGCCTTGATCTACGACCCGGTGGACAAAGACATCGGCAAGGCCTTCTCCCAGACCGCCGAGAACCTCAAAAACGTCTCCCGCGACTTCGCGGCGATCAGCGGAAAGATCGAGAAGGGCGAGGGCAGCGTCGGCGGCCTGATCAACGATCCCACCGTCTATTACGACCTGATGACCCTCCTGGGCAAAGCCAACCGAAACAAGATCCTGCGGACGGTCATCCGCGCCACCTTGGCGACGAACGAGAAGGACCTGATCGAAAAGTAG
- a CDS encoding serine protein kinase, producing MTTSGSTLMAELRNLQNVQLYQDLNWEGSFEEYLEIVRRDPKVARSAFQRVYDMIVAQGTEEYKEYKKKIVRYKFFEDPFENGKDGIFGLDLHLMKLVHLFKSAAKRYGAEKRIFLLHGPVGSSKSTIARLLKKGIEHYSRTPEGALYTFKWVKHPSVDAKEVFGSSEELPCPMHEEPLRLIPPELRSRITDELNKKLTDGFKIVIEGDLCPSCRYIFNALGHYYKGDWAKVVDNHIRVKRLVLSEKDRIGIGTFQPKDEKNQDSTELTGDINYRKIAEYGSESDPRAFNFDGEFNIANRGVIEFIEVLKLDVAFLYDLLGASQEHRIKPKKFAQTDIDELILGHTNEPEYRKLQNNEYMEALRDRTVKVDIPYVTRLGEEMKIYEKDFNSEKIQGKHIAPHTIEMASMWAVLTRLEEPKKANLTLLQKLKLYDGKTLSGFTEDNVKELRKESTREGLDGISPRYIQDKISNALVKDAEGCVNPFMVLNELESGLRHHSLIRDEDLRKRMMEMLSVVKEEYEDIVKNEVQRAISSDEEAIGRLCANYIDNVKAYTQKERVRNKYTGQDEEPDERLMRSIEEKIDIPESRKDDFRREIMNYIGALAVEGKKFDYKTNERLHKALELKLFEDQKDSIKLTSLVTSVIDKDTQEKIDVVKSRLIHNHGYCDICATDVLNYVASIFARGDIKGQ from the coding sequence ATGACGACGTCGGGATCGACCTTGATGGCAGAACTTCGGAATCTCCAAAACGTGCAGCTCTATCAAGATCTGAACTGGGAGGGGAGCTTCGAAGAATATTTGGAAATCGTCCGCCGGGATCCCAAAGTGGCCCGGTCGGCTTTCCAGCGCGTCTACGACATGATCGTCGCGCAGGGCACCGAGGAGTACAAGGAATACAAAAAGAAGATCGTCCGTTATAAGTTCTTCGAAGATCCCTTCGAGAACGGCAAGGACGGGATCTTCGGGTTGGATCTGCACCTGATGAAGCTGGTCCACCTCTTCAAGTCGGCGGCCAAGCGCTACGGCGCCGAGAAGCGGATCTTCCTCCTCCACGGGCCGGTCGGCTCCTCCAAGAGCACCATCGCCCGTCTCCTGAAAAAGGGAATCGAGCACTACAGCCGGACGCCCGAAGGCGCGCTTTACACCTTCAAATGGGTCAAACACCCCTCGGTCGACGCCAAGGAAGTCTTCGGCTCCTCCGAGGAGCTGCCTTGCCCGATGCACGAGGAGCCGCTGCGGCTGATCCCGCCGGAGCTGCGCAGCCGGATCACCGACGAGCTCAACAAGAAGCTGACCGACGGCTTCAAGATCGTCATCGAGGGCGATCTTTGCCCGAGCTGCCGCTATATTTTCAATGCCCTCGGCCATTACTACAAAGGCGATTGGGCCAAGGTCGTCGACAACCATATCCGAGTGAAGCGGCTGGTCTTGAGCGAGAAGGACCGGATCGGCATCGGCACTTTCCAGCCTAAGGACGAGAAGAACCAGGATTCGACCGAGCTGACCGGCGACATCAACTACCGCAAGATCGCCGAATACGGCAGCGAGTCCGATCCCCGGGCCTTCAACTTCGATGGCGAGTTCAACATCGCCAACCGCGGGGTGATCGAGTTCATCGAGGTTCTCAAGCTCGACGTGGCATTCCTCTACGACTTGCTCGGCGCCTCCCAGGAGCACCGGATCAAACCCAAGAAGTTCGCCCAGACCGACATCGACGAATTGATCCTCGGCCACACCAATGAGCCCGAGTACCGCAAGCTCCAGAACAACGAGTACATGGAGGCTCTCCGCGACCGCACGGTCAAGGTCGACATCCCCTACGTCACCCGGCTGGGCGAGGAAATGAAGATCTACGAGAAGGACTTCAATTCCGAAAAGATCCAGGGCAAGCACATCGCCCCCCACACCATCGAGATGGCCAGCATGTGGGCGGTTTTGACCCGGCTCGAGGAGCCGAAGAAGGCCAACCTCACCCTGCTTCAGAAGCTGAAGCTCTACGACGGCAAGACTTTGAGCGGCTTCACCGAGGACAACGTCAAAGAGCTTCGCAAAGAGTCGACCCGCGAGGGCCTCGACGGCATCAGCCCGCGCTATATCCAGGACAAGATCAGCAACGCCCTGGTCAAGGACGCCGAGGGCTGCGTCAACCCCTTCATGGTGCTCAACGAGCTCGAGAGCGGGCTGCGCCATCATTCGCTGATCCGCGACGAGGATCTGCGCAAGCGGATGATGGAGATGCTCTCGGTGGTGAAGGAAGAATATGAAGACATCGTGAAGAACGAAGTCCAGCGGGCGATCTCCAGCGACGAGGAGGCCATCGGCCGGCTTTGCGCCAACTACATCGACAACGTCAAGGCCTACACCCAGAAAGAGCGGGTCCGGAACAAATACACCGGCCAGGACGAGGAGCCCGATGAGCGGCTGATGCGCTCGATCGAGGAGAAGATCGACATCCCCGAGTCGCGGAAGGACGACTTCCGCCGGGAGATCATGAACTACATCGGCGCCTTGGCGGTCGAAGGCAAGAAGTTCGATTACAAGACCAACGAGCGGCTGCACAAGGCCTTGGAGCTCAAGCTTTTCGAGGACCAGAAGGACTCGATCAAGCTGACCTCGCTGGTCACCAGCGTCATCGACAAGGATACCCAGGAGAAGATCGACGTGGTCAAGTCGCGGCTGATCCATAACCACGGCTACTGCGATATCTGCGCCACCGACGTCTTGAACTACGTCGCCAGTATTTTCGCCAGAGGAGACATCAAGGGCCAGTAG
- a CDS encoding DUF444 family protein, producing the protein MVLKIEQDYNRFKQIVRGKIKRELRKFITNGELIGKQGKDLISIPLPQIDIPHFTFGSRQKGGVGQGEGAVGDPLGADPDEGGDPKAGNAPGDHILEVDITLEELAEIMGEELELPRIEPKGKSSIVSQRTKYSSLRRSGPDSLVHRKRTYKEALKRQILAGTYKSEKPVLLPIREDRRYRSWKEERKPEFNAVVIYMMDVSGSMGSEQKEIVRIESFWIDTWLRSQYDGLETRYIIHDAVAREVDQETFYHTRESGGTIISSAYKLCLKMIEEEYDPAQWNLYAFHFSDGDNWSSNDTQECLKLLSEQMLPNLNLFCYGQVESEYGSGQFLRDLTERYDGKEERVVASRIEGKEKIFESIKTFLGKGK; encoded by the coding sequence ATGGTTCTCAAGATCGAACAGGACTACAACCGGTTCAAGCAGATCGTCCGCGGCAAGATCAAGCGGGAGCTGCGCAAATTCATCACCAACGGCGAGCTGATCGGCAAGCAGGGCAAGGATCTGATCAGCATTCCCTTGCCTCAAATCGACATTCCCCACTTCACCTTCGGCAGCCGCCAAAAGGGCGGGGTCGGCCAGGGCGAGGGCGCGGTCGGCGATCCGCTGGGTGCCGATCCCGACGAGGGCGGCGATCCCAAGGCCGGCAACGCCCCGGGCGACCATATCCTGGAGGTCGACATCACCCTCGAGGAGCTGGCCGAGATCATGGGCGAGGAGCTGGAGCTTCCCCGGATCGAGCCCAAGGGCAAGTCGAGCATCGTCAGCCAGCGGACCAAGTATTCCTCGCTGCGGCGGAGCGGTCCCGATTCCTTGGTCCACCGCAAGCGGACCTACAAAGAGGCCCTCAAGCGCCAGATCCTGGCCGGGACCTACAAGTCGGAGAAGCCGGTGCTGCTGCCGATCCGCGAGGACCGGCGTTATCGCTCCTGGAAGGAGGAGCGCAAGCCGGAGTTCAACGCGGTCGTGATCTACATGATGGACGTCAGCGGATCGATGGGCTCGGAGCAGAAGGAGATCGTCCGGATCGAGTCCTTCTGGATCGATACCTGGCTGCGATCCCAGTACGACGGCCTCGAGACCCGCTACATCATCCACGACGCGGTGGCCCGCGAGGTCGATCAAGAGACCTTCTATCATACCCGGGAATCCGGCGGCACGATCATCTCTTCGGCCTACAAGCTTTGCCTCAAGATGATCGAGGAAGAGTACGACCCCGCCCAGTGGAACCTTTACGCCTTCCATTTCAGCGACGGCGACAACTGGTCGAGCAACGACACCCAGGAATGCCTCAAGCTGCTCAGCGAGCAGATGCTGCCCAACCTCAACCTGTTTTGTTACGGCCAGGTCGAGAGCGAATACGGCAGCGGCCAATTCCTTCGCGATTTGACCGAGCGCTACGACGGCAAGGAGGAGAGAGTCGTCGCTTCGCGGATCGAGGGCAAGGAAAAGATCTTCGAATCGATCAAGACTTTCTTGGGAAAGGGGAAATAG
- a CDS encoding SpoVR family protein, with amino-acid sequence MTTELGPELEAIRQEIEGYAQEYGLDYFPVIFEVLDWNQINMVAAYGGFPNRYPHWRFGMEYEQLSKSYSYGLSKIYEMVINNNPSYAYLLHSNSLVDQKLVMAHVYGHSDFFKQNVYFAHTNRKMMDEMANHKTRIKKFIDKHGMEEVENFIDVCLSLENLIDTHGPAIRRRRDGSEVAADEDADPRSAVPRLKSKDYMDKYINPKDFLEEQGRKVEEERRQKKNFPEHPEQDVLLFLIEHAPMERWQRDVLEIIREEAYYFVPQMQTKIMNEGWASYWHSTIMTQKALKADEFIDYADHHSGTLASRPGSLNPYKIGIELYRDIEDRWNKGKFGKDYEDCDDMVEKKRWNRNLGLGKQKIFEVRKIYSDLNFIDTFLTEDFCREHRLFTFAFNNSKQNYEIASREFKQIKDKLLSALTNRGQPFIRVTNANYQNRGELYLVHQHDGVDLRPDYSEETLKNLHNIWKRPVALETKIDGNEKILYYDGKAYQEMAKTAQM; translated from the coding sequence ATGACGACCGAGCTGGGGCCCGAACTGGAGGCGATCCGCCAAGAAATCGAGGGCTACGCCCAGGAATACGGGCTCGACTATTTCCCGGTGATCTTCGAAGTCCTGGACTGGAACCAGATCAACATGGTCGCGGCCTATGGCGGATTCCCCAACCGCTACCCCCACTGGCGCTTCGGAATGGAGTACGAGCAGCTCTCCAAGTCCTATTCCTACGGGCTCTCCAAGATTTACGAGATGGTCATCAACAACAACCCGTCCTACGCTTATTTGCTGCACTCCAATTCGCTGGTCGACCAGAAGCTGGTGATGGCCCACGTTTACGGCCACTCCGACTTTTTCAAGCAGAACGTTTACTTCGCCCACACCAACCGCAAGATGATGGACGAGATGGCCAACCACAAGACCCGGATCAAGAAGTTCATCGACAAGCACGGGATGGAGGAAGTCGAGAACTTCATCGACGTCTGCCTTAGCCTGGAGAATTTGATCGACACCCATGGCCCGGCGATCCGGCGCCGCCGCGACGGCAGCGAAGTCGCTGCGGATGAGGACGCCGACCCCCGCTCGGCCGTTCCGCGGCTGAAGAGCAAGGACTACATGGACAAGTACATCAACCCCAAGGACTTCCTCGAGGAGCAGGGGCGGAAGGTCGAGGAAGAGCGGCGCCAGAAGAAGAATTTTCCGGAGCATCCCGAGCAGGACGTGCTCCTGTTCTTGATCGAGCACGCCCCGATGGAACGCTGGCAGCGCGACGTCCTGGAGATCATCCGGGAGGAAGCCTATTACTTCGTTCCCCAGATGCAGACCAAGATCATGAACGAAGGCTGGGCCTCTTATTGGCATTCGACGATCATGACCCAGAAAGCCCTCAAGGCCGACGAATTCATCGATTACGCCGACCATCATTCCGGGACCTTGGCTTCACGGCCCGGCAGCCTCAATCCCTACAAGATCGGGATCGAGCTTTACCGCGACATCGAGGACCGCTGGAATAAGGGCAAGTTCGGCAAGGATTACGAGGACTGCGACGACATGGTCGAGAAGAAGCGCTGGAACCGCAACCTCGGCTTGGGCAAGCAGAAGATTTTCGAGGTCCGGAAGATCTACTCCGACCTCAATTTCATCGACACCTTCCTGACCGAGGACTTTTGCCGGGAGCACCGGCTCTTCACCTTCGCCTTCAACAATTCCAAGCAGAACTACGAGATCGCCAGCCGGGAGTTCAAGCAGATCAAGGATAAGCTGCTTTCGGCCCTGACCAATCGCGGGCAACCCTTCATCCGGGTCACCAACGCCAACTATCAGAATCGCGGCGAGCTTTATCTGGTGCATCAGCACGACGGCGTCGATCTGCGCCCCGATTACTCCGAGGAGACGCTGAAGAACTTGCACAATATCTGGAAGCGGCCGGTCGCCCTGGAAACCAAGATCGACGGCAACGAGAAGATTCTCTACTACGACGGCAAGGCCTATCAGGAAATGGCCAAGACGGCCCAGATGTGA
- a CDS encoding phosphoribosylaminoimidazolesuccinocarboxamide synthase, with translation MAEALLESRLKSVPLLFRGKVRDIYDLGDALLLVASDRISAFDHILPTPIPRKGVILTQLSNFWLKKTEGLVANHSLDRPLSSVTQDPDELRQLEGRSVIVKKAKPLPVELIVRGYLVGTGYQEYTERGTVCGIELPKGLVQAQKLEKPIFTPSTKAPKGQHDENISYEEMVKTVGEKIAAEARDICLKIYSIAAEYAASRGIIIADTKIELGLYDGKLILIDEVLTPDSSRFWPADQYKTGSNPPSYDKQFVRDYLTSIKWDKKSNPPALPEDIVRKTAEKYQEALDKLTK, from the coding sequence ATGGCCGAGGCCCTGCTCGAGTCCCGTCTCAAAAGCGTTCCCCTCCTTTTCCGCGGCAAGGTCCGCGATATCTACGACTTGGGCGATGCGCTCTTGCTGGTCGCCAGCGACCGAATCTCGGCCTTCGATCACATTCTGCCCACGCCGATTCCCCGCAAGGGCGTCATTCTAACCCAGCTTTCCAATTTTTGGCTGAAGAAAACCGAAGGTTTGGTGGCCAATCACAGCCTCGACCGCCCTTTGAGCTCGGTGACCCAGGATCCCGACGAGCTTCGCCAGCTCGAGGGCCGCAGCGTCATCGTCAAGAAGGCCAAGCCGCTGCCGGTCGAGCTGATCGTTCGCGGCTACCTGGTGGGAACCGGCTATCAAGAATACACCGAGCGCGGCACGGTTTGCGGCATCGAGCTGCCCAAGGGCTTGGTTCAAGCTCAAAAGCTGGAGAAGCCGATCTTCACGCCTTCGACCAAGGCCCCCAAGGGCCAGCACGACGAGAACATTTCCTATGAAGAGATGGTGAAAACCGTCGGCGAGAAGATCGCCGCCGAGGCCCGGGACATCTGCCTCAAGATTTACTCGATCGCCGCCGAATACGCCGCAAGCCGGGGGATCATCATCGCCGACACTAAGATCGAGCTGGGCCTCTACGATGGCAAGCTGATCTTGATCGACGAGGTCCTGACCCCGGATTCCTCGCGTTTCTGGCCGGCCGATCAATACAAGACCGGGTCCAACCCGCCGAGTTACGACAAGCAGTTCGTCCGGGACTACCTGACCTCGATCAAATGGGATAAGAAGTCGAACCCGCCGGCCCTGCCCGAGGACATCGTCCGCAAAACCGCCGAGAAGTACCAAGAAGCCTTGGATAAGCTTACAAAGTAG
- the rpoZ gene encoding DNA-directed RNA polymerase subunit omega, with the protein MARVTVEDCLEKIENRFALVHLASRRVRQLAKGSARLVVSKNKDVVTALREIAESRVRAIRQSLPEKVD; encoded by the coding sequence ATGGCACGCGTCACCGTCGAAGACTGTCTGGAAAAGATCGAAAACCGCTTTGCGCTCGTGCACTTGGCCTCGCGCCGGGTTCGCCAGCTGGCTAAGGGCAGCGCCCGCCTCGTCGTGAGCAAGAACAAGGACGTCGTCACCGCCCTCCGTGAGATCGCCGAAAGCCGGGTCCGGGCCATTCGCCAATCCCTTCCCGAAAAGGTTGACTAA